One Solanum pennellii chromosome 10, SPENNV200 genomic region harbors:
- the LOC107002016 gene encoding uncharacterized protein LOC107002016: MKDNIETIRKLGQEGLDNILWYNLNTWCKKYFKEYSKCDVVDNNMAESFNSWIVSARYKTIITILEEIRVKMMKRIGDLREFSNTWITDISPMSSKILQENIQKSMQCNLTWNGERGFEIKHHGFTHTVDIVNRRCSCRSYQLRGIPCPHGVAALHYKNLEPIHYVASCYSKETYLSTYAHFIQPMNNMKIWPTSNNPIVKPPKIRKLPGRPRKVRRKEADESRKTGKLSKRGAVMNCSKCGTQGHNKRGCPTRNQAGPSQSTEPCSQARSAGPSQSSEPSSHTQATESGRGKGTGRSTRGRATRGRASGRGVPAQSHGNVTNTETVNGRGRGTGRGAGSRREMAQERNVNEGLSRGREMTQHSQTSSEENCSGGGLGRGKRPVEHEDTSGGQTRPFKRPRMVGVGIYQAEDGFTTLNPELPSRRVINTGTKVTKRADVVTGDIGYTPVRGFKWKGKTTITSSNLERMRAEKVIQTRSVAAANAANSQGQTASSRKTSVPWK, translated from the exons ATGAAGGACAATATAGAGACAATAAGGAAATTAGGACAAGAAGGTTTGGATAATATTTTATGGTACAATTTGAATACATGGTGCAAGAAGTATTTTAAAGAATATAGCAAATGTGATGTTGTGGACAACAATATGGCAGAAAGCTTTAATTCTTGGATAGTGTCTGCAAGGTATAAAACCATCATTACAATACTTGAGGAGATAAGGGTGAAGATGATGAAAAGAATTGGTGATTTGAGAGAGTTCTCAAACACTTGGATCACTGATATATCTCCTATGTCTTCGAAGATTTTGcaagaaaacattcaaaagtCTATGCAATGTAACTTGACTTGGAATGGAGAAAGAGGTTTTGAGATTAAACACCATGGATTTACACACACTGTGGACATTGTTAATAGGAGGTGTAGTTGCAGATCCTATCAGCTCAGGGGAATTCCTTGTCCTCATGGTGTTGCTGCCCTTCATTACAAAAACTTGGAACCAATCCATTATGTGGCTAGCTGTTATAGCAAGGAAACCTACCTCAGCACATATGCCCATTTTATTCAGCCAATgaataacatgaaaatatgGCCAACCTCAAATAATCCAATTGTAAAGCCACCAAAGATCAGAAAGTTGCCTGGAAGACCACGTAAGGTTAGAAGAAAGGAAGCAGATGAAAGCAGAAAAACTGGAAAGTTGAGCAAAAGAGGTGCTGTAATGAATTGTAGCAAATGTGGCACACAAGGACACAATAAAAGAGGATGTCCTACAAGAAACCAAGCTGGTCCAAGTCAATCAACTGAACCATGTTCTCAGGCAAGAAGTGCTGGTCCAAGTCAGTCATCTGAACCATCTTCTCATACACAG GCTACTGAAAGTGGTAGAGGAAAAGGCACAGGAAGATCAACAAGAGGAAGAGCAACAAGAGGAAGAGCAAGTGGCAGAGGTGTTCCAGCTCAATCACATGGAAATGTTACAAACACAGAG ACTGTAAATGGTAGAGGTAGAGGTACAGGTAGAGGAGCAGGATCAAGGAGAGAAATGGCTCAAGAAAGAAATGTGAATGAAGGACTAAGTAGAGGAAGAGAAATGACTCAACATAGTCAAACTAGTTCTGAAGAAAACTGCAGTGGAGGAGGCCTAGGAAGAGGGAAGAGACCAGTAGAACATGAGGACACTAGTGGAGGACAAACAAGACCTTTTAAAAGGCCAAGAATGGTAGGTGTTGGCATATACCAAGCTGAAGATGGATTTACAACTCTCAAT CCTGAATTGCCAAGTAGAAGAGTCATCAATACTGGTACAAAAGTTACAAAGAGGGCTGATGTTGTCACTGGTGATATTGGCTACACACCAGTACGTGGATTCAAATGGAAGGGGAAGACAACTATTACCAGTAGCAACCTTGAAAGAATGAGGGCTGAAAAGGTTATCCAAACTAGGTCTGTAGCTGCTGCTAATGCTGCTAATAGCCAAGGCCAAACAGCTTCAAGTAGGAAAACTTCTGTGCCATGGAAGTAG